In Helicoverpa armigera isolate CAAS_96S chromosome 20, ASM3070526v1, whole genome shotgun sequence, one DNA window encodes the following:
- the LOC110373436 gene encoding small ribosomal subunit protein uS5m, translated as MSVKLFSLGNILSRPISILLKQNNVTPNLKTNFSTSSVACVNFFNKLPAEKLWKSVTSVSNAGAKKGRGRGAGRIRIRDLNRGQVIGVGKINMLWPGLSAPVIRGRELLKQQRLPDDQERLEKLIKIRDSMTKFRRLKLSPIERGWSGTKLPGRSLGPPDPIGEDEFIGFDTKILQLRSLLIMKGSLGRTRNFQAMVVTGNGQGLAGFGIGKGKEAPAALRKAKNRAGQKLMHFEIYNGHTIFHDFYTAFGKTKIFVQKKNEGYGLKCHRAIREICQAIGIKDMRAKVEGSNNLQHIVKAFFLGLLQQRTHQQLAEEKKLHLVEYRAENEYFPKVVASPSEVRTKDQVQKNETLDFTQYVMNDKVILQKKKFPPFYEKMPHYQIYLKKYEKYRNHEKIRRNLKVEYGEVKSFLSDKYPEKAEQEA; from the exons ATGTCTGTAAAATTATTCTCGCTTGGAAACATCTTGAGCAGACCTATAAGTATTCTTTTGAAGCAAAACAATGTAACACCTAACCTTAAAACTAACTTCAGCACTTCGTCTGTTGCTTGTGTGAATTTTTTCAacaaat TGCCCGCAGAAAAGCTGTGGAAGTCAGTGACATCCGTAAGTAATGCTGGTGCCAAGAAGGGTCGTGGTAGAGGAGCGGGACGCATCCGTATCCGCGACTTGAACCGCGGTCAGGTGATTGGAGTGGGCAAGATAAACATGCTATGGCCTGGTTTATCTGCACCTGTAATAAGAGGCAGAGAGCTTCTTAAACAGCAAAGACTACCTGATGACCAAGAAAG ACTTGAAAAACTAATTAAGATCAGAGATTCAATGACAAAGTTCCGGCGCCTCAAACTCAGTCCTATAGAGAGAGGTTGGTCTGGCACTAAATTGCCAGGTCGAAGCCTAGGACCCCCTGATCCTATCGGAGAAG ATGAATTTATTGGGTTTGACACAAAAATCTTGCAGTTGAGGTCACTTCTGATCATGAAGGGAAGTCTTGGTCGTACAAGAAACTTTCAGGCAATG GTTGTCACTGGTAATGGACAAGGGCTGGCTGGGTTCGGTATTGGTAAAGGAAAGGAAGCACCAGCTGCATTGAGGAAGGCTAAGAACAGGGCTGGCCAGAAACTCATGCATTTTGAAATCTACAATGGACACACaa TTTTCCATGATTTCTACACAGCATTtggaaaaactaaaatatttgttcagaAAAAGAATGAAGGCTATGGTTTGAAGTGCCATAGAGCTATCAGAGAAATCTGCCAAGCTATTGGCATCAAAGATATGAGAGCCAAAGTTGAAGGGTCAAATAATTTGCAGCATATTGTTAAGGCCTTCTTCCTTGGTCTTTTGCAACag AGAACTCACCAGCAACTGGCTGAAGAGAAAAAACTGCATTTAGTGGAATACAGAGCAGAAAATGAATACTTCCCGAAAGTAGTTGCCAGCCCTTCTGAAGTCAGGACAAAAGACCAAGTACAGAAGAATGAGACCCTTGATTTCACACAGTATGTCATGAACGACAAAGTCATATTGCAAAAGAAGAAGTTCCCACCTTTCTATGAGAAAATGCCTCACTACCAgatatatcttaaaaaataCGAGAAGTACAGAAACCATGAGAAGATTAGACGCAATCTGAAGGTAGAGTATGGTGAGGTCAAGAGCTTCCTCAGTGACAAATACCCTGAAAAGGCAGAGCAGGAAGCTTAG
- the Atg2 gene encoding autophagy-related protein 2 homolog A, with the protein MLWYLPWSESIKKRACRYLLQRYLGNFLEEKLTLDQLSVDLYNGTGTVCDVSLDCDALNELGDAQNWPLEIVDGHMKEITVTIPWSTLFKDDSIVKVNGLSLTVQPKVRAEPVSSMLESMWSSMSSSMQLAAECLREEDGPQESHPVEGIEMFAHAIDSILSRVKVKFENTKIRIEHVPKNGDRGIALEVHIKNIDYFDEAGSEPSPDVTDPDKPKTYIVATYTNKKIKFDGVTFYTDEFPSKLRTMARSLIMEKSVSSQADKADSQVETPELNYQSTLSDVFYETRSVISTIESDPVKEIIAEAKSRAESREMTPDEKLNHPDPILFAKLTGQQELSLKLKHTEEVEGPKVEVKMLFGSFIVFITPRQLHTLLELVDALNQPHLEDTSNIPLRPSGMNMQCKPMRQADFQMIEAQLLGNLERQHSKPVGGMYGWSGPSYEDSEAENERFLPMASQGNQMSESFSSSVSSMSTSMSSSVNMPTAAPRIKRNKKVPHIDGDPTAEVSHVSLRIASVSCVLLHKDILVPTMIGSDCISPTSATKMQEVADKFYNSLDPFSVVDDFTAANEALDRTTGKNHLRLLTSEISLDGSEKVTSTGSQTMCEASIRHLLLRECLYYSTEAGDEPQGFDLIRFQCKDDDDSSSEHGSSPSRANVRVNFKQTSKFVRMSGEKKLMYPTTDIVVKCTPFYLDVELTLIERMSATFFGAAPSRAATPTPPATSQNQLSCSLQCPNLNAILRFPIADLRPGINREFRRVRPDYLVFKFQNATISSQQSPSVRPQPTTVNLRSTILDLYYYENDTFPGTHIARTTMDDNYTEGNILSGNVTATALPMISLTFKPKSTPKGPFDTLHDDNTNFEPALVNPMTTSMYMMNNLRPSQPSPFSGKKMAHQSVTKHESSPQQGGQEEELIVPGNDEEMSEFTSSSVELSAIHLEFILPILSLQLESKQLYEIIYNRINSDLLLWEPQIVDQYDISPLVCPTLNPAFGMCKGGGYDSDTDSTSSEEENLYYSTYDNKLRKGIGASKPVQETSDTHNFCLTLKVRKGLLTIYTPVRDSNKRVVPGQMGELVLEAHNLAMCQVSGLNGKPKTAQLCLRSERMTLYHDSLLTIPSEKPPLREYGTLLPSHLRSTIYPSGKGVIIKERLTKKDMFTLALKVDPDSDTPNLKTICIALGIEQATLRHRGDKGIAWLTQLMDVIDVIDYPVLGYTPSTVLSELHVHVIDCAVDYRPLFLPIRTVLTLGNFSVSSNLIAATNTSCLRFLAQECTLFLMHLNVTKPNAPVPQDDDKMPDVIKDYVCVVDVGLFELSLRMEDKANCSNEQPQVDLSASNNMVTLYTCWDSASALCRLLTYAACDGDSQTPFDPSSRHTSICSDQPLEPLVGLDDRPIEEIRELSPSEIQQVNDLMAEAMKESPNTTLDEDELHSSTEKEGVEIFFFPDESNMKRPAEPLEEEPQSIESEDLSQLMVEEAQEAKPTNVQVAKELGDPSSTPKATPRKPKRKSTKSSSDGGNTDDEYCFVETQAPTLDNDLDEPVVNWIGPGPVYMFDNHFTVPAARTDVLKAPKSFPLPMLRYTLCEMSVTWNMYGGNDFRPAESTPAKKTVTIEGEPRQQGSPTTVKRNKDYEPYDSGRAVTAAYRAGGVRWAAGADRVRAARPAQRRELRARGGPHRDHHTRVKLCLTKVKFQYEIYPSGGIHASRQTLAISKIEVLDQLVCSDINKLLSQYKLKDEPERKNAHMLIVKAVHLRPDPALSAQECCLKVSLLPLWFNLDQDTLAFLVGYLSKLGTDETSDDDTKSVGGLSTDSSGSRQTTPTHRPPVMSIASHLRDPPPTPTSLGDADSLSLNEAVIRNEEPLMETYEAERLVSENLIQLEEDFQKLGIQEKPVAKLPVDTEPIDDSPIYFRRVVFSPEVPIRLDYVGKRVDLSAGPVAGLLMGLGQLNCSELTLKRLDYKLGLLGLEKLVQWALHEWLSDIKRHQLPGLLSGIGPMHSLLQLITGIRDLVWLPVEQWRRDGRLVHGLRRGAASFTARTAVAALDITTRLLQLIQATAETAFDMLTPGPTLQLQDAYARRERRRRRRHDPARHPADIREGVASAYQTVKEGFAEQAATMALAARWSHGVGVLRHLPGAAVAPLALAAAGAADVLGGVRASLAPHSTQRHADKWRAHPQAASTDSID; encoded by the exons ATGTTGTGGTATCTACCATGGTctgaaagtattaaaaaaagagCCTGCAGGTACCTACTACAACGGTATCTGGGTAATTTCCTTGAAGAGAAACTGACTTTGGATCAGCTGAGTGTGGATCTATACAATGGTACTGGAACAGTGTGCGATGTTAGCCTTGACTGCgat GCACTCAACGAGCTTGGAGATGCACAGAACTGGCCACTGGAGATAGTGGATGGTCACATGAAAGAGATCACGGTCACAATACCGTGGTCCACACTATTCAAAGATGACTCTATTGTCAAAGTCAATGGCTTGTCGCTCACCGTACAGCCCAAAGTGCGGGCTGAACCAG TGTCATCAATGCTGGAGTCCATGTGGTCTTCCATGTCTTCATCCATGCAGCTGGCAGCCGAGTGTCTGCGGGAAGAGGACGGACCACAGGAATCACATCCCGTAGAAGGCATTGAAATGTTTGCACATGCTATTGATTCAA ttctAAGCAGAGTTAAAGtaaaatttgaaaatacaaaaataagaataGAACATGTACCCAAAAACGGCGACCGAGGCATCGCACTTGAGGTCCATATAAAGAA TATCGACTATTTCGACGAAGCCGGATCAGAACCATCACCAGACGTTACAGACCCGGACAAGCCCAAAACATACATAGTGGCCACATACaccaacaaaaaaatcaaattcgATGGAGTTACATTTTACACGGACGAGTTTCCCTCAAAACTTCGCACCATGGCCCGAAGTCTTATCATGGAGAAATCAGTGTCGTCACAAGCCGACAAAGCGGACAGCCAAGTCGAAACTCCGGAACTAAATTACCAGAGTACATTATCAGACGTGTTTTATGAAACTAGAAGTGTTATATCGACTATAGAATCGGATCCAGTTAAGGAGATTATAGCTGAAGCGAAAAGTCGTGCGGAGTCCAGAGAAATGACTCCTGATGAGAAATTGAATCACCCTGATCCGATTTTGTTTGCTAAGTTGACTGGGCAGCAGGAGTTGTCTTTGAAATTGAAGCATACGGAAGAGGTTGAGGGTCCTAAGGTTGAAGTGAAGATGTTGTTTGGTTCCTTCATTGTGTTCATAACGCCGAGGCAGCTGCATACATTGCTTGAACTCGTTGATGCTCTTAATCAACCGCATTTAGAAGATACTAG TAACATACCGCTTCGGCCAAGCGGCATGAACATGCAATGCAAGCCGATGAGGCAGGCCGACTTCCAGATGATAGAGGCTCAACTACTTGGTAACCTAGAGAGACAGCACTCGAAACCAGTCGGCGGCATGTACGGCTGGTCCGGCCCTAGTTATG AAGACTCAGAAGCTGAAAACGAGAGGTTCCTCCCGATGGCGTCGCAAGGCAACCAGATGTCGGAGAGTTTCTCGTCTTCCGTGAGCTCCATGAGCACCAGCATGAGTTCCAGCGTCAACATGCCCACTGCTGCACCTAGGATTAAGAGGAACAAGAAGG TTCCTCACATCGATGGAGACCCTACGGCTGAAGTATCGCACGTCAGTCTGAGGATCGCGTCGGTGTCCTGCGTTTTACTACATAAG GATATTCTAGTCCCAACAATGATAGGCTCGGACTGCATATCGCCGACCAGCGCCACTAAGATGCAGGAAGTGGCAGACAAGTTCTACAACAGTTTAGACCCCTTCTCCGTTGTGGATGATTTTACCGCAGCCAATGAGGCTCTTGATAGGACTACTGGGAAGAACCATTTGAG GCTACTAACATCAGAGATATCGCTAGACGGCAGCGAGAAGGTAACGTCGACCGGCAGTCAGACGATGTGCGAGGCTTCCATCAGACATCTCCTGCTGAGGGAGTGTCTCTACTACTCCACGGAGGCTGGCGATGAGCCTCAAGGATTTGATCTGATTAGGTTCCAGTGTAAAG acgATGACGACAGTTCTAGTGAGCACGGTTCGTCGCCGTCTCGCGCGAACGTCCGCGTGAACTTCAAGCAGACGTCCAAGTTCGTGCGCATGTCGGGAGAGAAGAAACTCATGTATCCTACCACTGATATAGT TGTAAAGTGCACGCCATTCTACTTGGACGTTGAACTGACGCTGATAGAGCGCATGTCGGCGACGTTCTTCGGCGCTGCCCCCAGCCGGGCCGCCACACCCACCCCACCAGCCACGTCACAGAACCAGCTCTCCTGCTCGTTGCAGTGTCCCAACCTTAATGCTATACTTAG ATTCCCAATAGCGGACCTTCGTCCGGGTATAAACCGAGAGTTCCGTCGCGTCCGACCAGACTACCTCGTGTTCAAGTTCCAGAATGCTACCATCAGCTCCCAGCAGTCCCCCAGCGTTAGGCCTCAGCCTACAACTGTTAATTTACGGTCTACTATACTGGATTTGTATTATTAT gaaaacGACACATTCCCCGGCACGCATATAGCAAGGACCACAATGGATGACAACTACACTGAAGGGAATATACTCAGCGGGAATGTCACCGCGACTGCTTTGCCCAT GATATCACTAACATTCAAGCCAAAATCTACCCCTAAAGGGCCATTCGATACCCTTCACGACGACAATACAAACTTCGAGCCGGCCCTAGTTAACCCTATGACTACATCCATGTATATGATGAACAACTTGAGGCCGAGCCAGCCCAGTCCTTTCAGCGGGAAGAAAATGGCCCATCAGAGTGTAACTAAGCACGAGAGTAGTCCACAACAAGGAG GTCAAGAAGAAGAGTTGATAGTGCCAGGAAATGATGAAGAAATGTCAGAATTTACTAGCAGCTCTGTAGAACTATCAGCCATTCACCTGGAGTTTATACTACCTATACTTAGTTTGCAACTTGA ATCGAAGCAACTATACGAGATAATCTACAACCGCATAAACTCAGACCTGCTGTTATGGGAGCCACAGATTGTCGACCAGTACGACATCAGTCCGCTCGTCTGTCCTACGCTTAATCCCGCCTTTGGCATGTGCAAAGGCGGTGGTTACG ATTCAGACACAGACAGCACGTCCTCAGAAGAAGAGAACTTATACTACTCGACTTACGACAACAAGCTGCGCAAAGGCATCGGCGCGAGCAAACCGGTGCAGGAGACCAGTGATACTCATAACTTCTGTCTTACCCTCAAAGTGAGGAAGGGATTGCTCACTATTTATACTCCTGTTAGG GACAGCAACAAACGAGTAGTGCCAGGTCAGATGGGCGAGCTGGTACTGGAAGCTCACAACTTGGCGATGTGCCAAGTCAGCGGGCTCAATGGGAAGCCCAAAACCGCCCAGCTGTGTCTACGCTCTGAAAGGATGACGCTTTATCATGATT CTCTTCTAACAATACCATCAGAAAAACCGCCGTTACGTGAATACGGTACCCTACTCCCATCGCACTTGAGGAGTACCATCTACCCATCCGGTAAAGGAGTTATTATCAAGGAACGGTTAACTAAGAAGGATATGTTCACATTGGCACTTAAAGTGGACCCGGATTCTGATACGCCTAACTTAAAG ACAATATGCATAGCTCTAGGCATAGAGCAGGCAACACTACGGCACAGAGGCGACAAAGGCATCGCGTGGCTCACACAACTCATGGATGTTATAGACGTCATAGATTATCCTGTGCTAGGATATACTCCTTCAACGGTACTGTCTGAGCTACACGTACATGTTATTGACTGCGCTGTGGATTATAG GCCACTCTTCCTGCCAATCCGCACAGTCCTAACTCTAGGCAACTTCAGCGTATCCAGCAACCTCATAGCAGCCACCAACACCTCATGCCTACGTTTCCTCGCACAAGAGTGCACCTTGTTCCTGATGCACCTCAACGTGACGAAGCCCAACGCTCCGGTGCCGCAAGATGATGATAAGATGCCAGATGTGATCAAGGACTATGTGTGTGTGGTCGATGTTGGCTTGTTTGAACTGTCGCTTAGGATGGAGGATAAGGCTAAttgt TCAAACGAACAGCCGCAAGTGGACTTAAGCGCATCGAACAACATGGTGACGCTATACACGTGCTGGGACTCGGCGTCTGCGCTGTGTCGGCTGCTGACGTACGCGGCGTGTGACGGAGACTCGCAGACACCCTTCGACCCCTCGTCCCGACACACTAGCATATGTTCCGACCAGCCACTGGAGCcactagtag gaCTTGATGATAGACCTATTGAAGAGATAAGAGAACTATCGCCAAGTGAAATACAACAAGTCAACGATTTGATGGCTGAAGCGATGAAAGAAAGTCCTAATACAACAC TAGACGAAGACGAGCTCCACAGTTCAACAGAAAAAGAAGGCGTCGAGATATTCTTCTTCCCCGACGAGTCTAACATGAAGAGGCCTGCAGAGCCTTTAGAGGAGGAACCACAGTCTATAGAATCTGAGGACTTGTCTCAGCTGATGGTGGAGGAAGCTCAGGAAGCCAAGCCAACCAATGTTCAGGTGGCCAAGGAGTTGGGAGACCCCTCGTCGACGCCTAAAGCTACGCCACGGAAGCCTAAGAGGAAATcg aCTAAATCAAGCAGCGACGGTGGCAACACAGACGACGAGTACTGTTTCGTGGAAACACAAGCGCCCACATTAGACAATGATCTGGATGAGCCGGTAGTCAACTGGATAGGGCCCGGCCCTGTGTATATGTTTGACAACCACTTCACTGTGCCAGCCGCCAGGACTGATGTCCTGAAGGCGCCTAAGAGCTTCCCCTTACCGATGTTGAG GTATACTTTATGCGAGATGAGCGTTACATGGAACATGTATGGAGGCAATGACTTCCGACCGGCTGAGTCGACGCCTGCTAAGAAAACTGTCACCATTGAGGGAGAACCAAGGCAGCAGGGATCACCTACTACTGTCAA ACGCAACAAAGACTACGAGCCGTACGACAGCGGTCGCGCGGTAACAGCGGCCTACCGCGCGGGCGGCGTGCGCTGGGCCGCCGGCGCCGACCGCGTGCGGGCTGCCCGACCCGCGCAGAGGAGGGAGCTGAGAGCCCGCGGCGGCCCGCACCGCGACCACCATACTAGGGTCAAGCTGTGTCTTACTAAG GTCAAATTCCAATACGAGATCTACCCATCGGGAGGTATCCACGCGTCCCGTCAAACGCTCGCTATCAGTAAAATAGAAGTACTGGACCAGTTGGTCTGCAGCGACATCAACAAGCTGCTCAGCCAGTACAAGCTCAAGGATGAACCGGAGAGGAAGAACGCGCATATG TTAATAGTAAAAGCAGTGCACCTAAGACCCGACCCAGCGCTGTCTGCTCAAGAGTGCTGCCTGAAGGTGTCACTCCTGCCTCTGTGGTTCAACCTGGACCAAGACACGCTCGCCTTCCTCGTCGGATACTTGTCTAAACTCGGCACTGATGAGACCTCag aTGACGACACAAAATCTGTGGGCGGTTTATCGACCGACTCCAGCGGTTCTCGTCAGACGACCCCAACTCACCGGCCGCCCGTTATGAGCATCGCCAGCCATCTACGAGACCCGCCGCCCACGCCCACATCGCTGGGGGATGCTGACTCGCTGAGTTTGAATGAAGCTG TGATCCGCAACGAAGAGCCGTTAATGGAGACATACGAGGCAGAACGCCTAGTCTCAGAGAATTTAATTCAACTGGAGGAAGACTTCCAGAAGTTGGGCATTCAGGAGAAGCCGGTAGCCAAGCTGCCGGTCGATACAGAGCCTATTGACGACTCTCCTATATACTTCAG GCGCGTAGTTTTCTCCCCCGAAGTCCCCATCCGACTGGACTACGTGGGCAAACGTGTGGACTTATCGGCCGGACCTGTCGCCGGCCTGCTCATGGGACTCGGACAGCTCAACTGTTCTGAACTCACGCTCAAGCGGCTCGACTACAA GTTGGGTCTCCTAGGTCTAGAGAAGCTTGTGCAGTGGGCGCTACACGAGTGGTTGTCTGACATCAAGCGGCACCAACTGCCCGGTCTGCTTAGCGGGATCGGGCCTATGCACTCATTACTACAACTCA TAACTGGCATCAGAGACCTAGTATGGCTGCCAGTGGAACAGTGGCGCCGCGACGGGCGACTAGTGCACGGCCTGAGGCGCGGCGCCGCCTCCTTCACTGCGCGGACTGCGGTCGCCGCGCTAGATATTACTACCAGACTACTGCAACTTATACAG GCGACAGCAGAAACAGCGTTCGACATGCTGACCCCCGGTCCGACGCTGCAGCTACAGGACGCGTACGCGCGACGcgagcggcgccggcgccggcgaCACGACCCCGCGCGGCACCCCGCTGATATACGGGAGGGGGTGGCCAGTGCTTACCAGACTGTTAAAGAG GGCTTCGCGGAGCAGGCGGCGACGATGGCGCTGGCGGCGCGCTGGTCGCACGGCGTGGGCGTGCTGCGGCACCTGCCGGGCGCGGCCGTGGCGCCGCtggcgctggcggcggcgggcgcggccgaCGTGCTGGGCGGCGTGCGCGCGTCGCTGGCGCCGCACTCCACGCAGCGCCACGCCGACAAGTGGCGCGCGCATCCGCAGGCTGCCAGCACGG actCTATAGATTAA
- the LOC110373488 gene encoding uncharacterized protein LOC110373488, protein MCYKKLTLFVFLLLAVGHYSIQFRFMRTIKAIGHPYYKILMTLGSCKEKVIFYDQKIYGAITLNRVLDIYFECDNAIKVSRVEIILIINNTSSVAFSERGVGASDFEATLYLPTNVNFVIYALTIFTCSRGRHSEESTAEPNRKNMAHTFMPFLHRKRN, encoded by the exons ATGTGCTACAAAAAGTTAACTTTGTTCGTATTTTTACTGTTAGCCGTGGGTCACTACTCAATACAGTTTAGATTTATGAGAACGATAAAAGCAATTGGCCATCCATATTATAAAATTCTGATGACTTTGGGATCTTGCAAAG aaaagGTTATCTTCTACGATCAGAAAATATATGGAGCGATTACGTTAAACCGAGTTTTGGATATTTACTTCGAGTGCGATAATG cgaTTAAAGTATCTAGAGTGGAAATCATACTAATAATAAACAACACGAGCAGTGTTGCGTTTTCCGAGCGTGGTGTCGGCGCGTCCGACTTTGAAGCAACATTATATCTACCAACGAACGTTAATTTCGTCATTTATGCCCTCACTATTTTCACCTGCAGTCGAGGAAGACATTCAGAGGAGTCCACAGCTGAACCGAATAGAAAGAACATGGCGCATACATTCATGCCTTTTCTTCATCGTAAAAGAAATTGA
- the LOC110373485 gene encoding carboxypeptidase B — protein MTRLVFCVLLCVASLVQGGHEKYEGHQLYRVAGLSEQIQALEAHLDILSATPAARSRSGKLEAVVRLSPEEKQQWLHYFDERHMTYTKIADNLADILREEEAQIQKKKASARRSGKSITWDTYYRHDEINDYLDELAEQNSDLVTVINAGLSYEGRQIKYVRISTTRFENLRKPVIVIDAMVHAREWVTTPVAIYIINQLVLEAKNSAIVDGIDWIIIPLANPDGYEYSIDEDRMWRKTRSKSHEGADECPGVDGNRNFDHYWGTRPDSANPCSIIYEGPEAFSEPEIRVIRSAVMSNIERAALYISLHSYGNMFLYAWGNNGTLPSNGLVLHLAGINMATAIDKLALEHADRYIVGNAANVLYYTTGTSRDWTRAVGVPLTYTLELPGYEYGFLVPSDYVEQIVKETWAGIEAGAQYVLQNYS, from the exons ATGACTCGGTTGGTGTTCTGTGTTCTCCTGTGTGTGGCCTCCCTCGTCCAAGGAGGTCATGAAAAATATGAAGG ACATCAGCTGTATCGTGTGGCTGGTCTCAGTGAACAGATCCAAGCTTTAGAAGCACACCTAGACATTCTGTCAGCCACACCCGCCGCTAGATCGCGTTCGGGCAAACTTGAAGCTGTTGTCAGACTGTCCCCTGAGGAGAAGCAGCAATGGCTACACTATTTCGACGAAAGGCACATGACCTACACTAAAATCGCTGACAATCTGGCAGA CATTCTGCGTGAAGAAGAGGCTCAAATCCAAAAAAAGAAGGCGTCAGCCAGACGAAGTGGAAAGTCTATCACTTGGGATACTTACTACAGACACGATGAA ATCAACGATTACTTGGACGAACTGGCTGAGCAAAACTCCGATCTTGTGACCGTCATCAATGCCGGCCTCAGCTACGAAGGTCGCCAGATCAAATACGTGAGGATTTCCACGACACGCTTCGAGAACCTCAGGAAGCCAGTCATTGTTATCGACGCTATGGTTCACGCCAGAGAATGGGTCACCACTCCTGTTGCCATCTACATCATCAACCAACTCGTTTTGGAAGCCAAAAACAGCGCCATCGTTGACGGAATCGACTGGATCATTATTCCTTTGGCTAACCCTGATGGCTATGAGTACTCCATTGACGAG GACCGCATGTGGCGTAAAACTCGCTCCAAATCTCACGAGGGTGCCGATGAATGCCCTGGAGTCGATGGTAACCGCAACTTCGACCACTACTGGGGTACCCGCCCTGACAGCGCCAACCCTTGCAGCATCATCTACGAAGGTCCTGAGGCTTTCTCTGAGCCCGAGATTAGGGTCATCAGAAGCGCTGTAATGTCGAACATTGAGAGAGCTGCCCTCTATATTTCTCTGCACAGCTACGGAAACATGTTCCTGTATGCTTGGGGTAACAATG GTACCTTACCATCAAACGGTTTGGTGCTCCACTTGGCTGGCATTAATATGGCCACAGCTATTGACAAACTGGCTTTGGAGCACGCTGACAGGTACATTGTTGGTAACGCTGCGAATGTCCTGTACTACACCACCGGCACGTCCAGAGACTGGACCAGGGCTGTGGGAGTCCCTCTCACGTACACCCTCGAGTTGCCCGGCTATGAATACGGCTTCCTAGTACCCAGCGACTACGTTGAACAAATTGTGAAGGAAACCTGGGCCGGTATCGAAGCAGGAGCTCAATACGTCTTGcaaaattattcataa